From Gottschalkiaceae bacterium SANA:
CCTTTTTTCATTCATTTAATACTCCCTTCAAATGATCCGAGTTGAACATATTCTCTTTCGCGTGAACAATTGGTAACTCAATTATTCCAAATTGGGTGTTGTTTGTCAACTTTTTTCGCAATTTCCATCCGTATCAAAAACTTTACAACATAAGAAAAGACCCTTGGTTTCCCAAGAGTCCTTCCGTTAATTGTTATATTAATACCATTAATTTTTCCGCCAACGCTTCATCTATAATCAACGTATTGATGTATCCTGCACGAATCGCAGCCAGTACAGACTCGGCCTTGTAAGCCGAAGCTGCAATACCAATTGACCACTTTGGATGCTTAAGTGAATCCAAAGGTGCTGAAACCACATATTTATTCGCGAGCTGCACCTCAACACCATCCCTGTCAAAAAATCGAGCAAGCAAATGACCCACCGCACCCAACGACAAGAGTTCTTGTCGCTCCTCTTCCGTTAAATAACCGGTGACCGATAATGTCGACTTTTCATTCATCAATGACCCAATTCCCATAATGGCCACATCAACTTCACTCGCTTCTTTCAACGTATTCGCAATCTGACTTTCCTGTAGCAAATACTGGTGAACTTCCTTTTTTTTCACATAAACCGGTGCATAAATATTAGAAGATGTCCCATGCAATTTTTTCGATATTTTCATGGCCAACTCAAGTCCATTATAAATTGAATTCCCAGTCCCCATACAGCCAACCATCTGGACTACATTGATATTATTTAGTTCTTGTTCTTCCAAAATATCCGTAAGATAAGCCAGCTGTGGTCCCCAGGATATACCTAAAGTGTAATGGCTCTCCATAATGGAAAGTAAGAATTGCGATGCAACGAAGGAACACTTTTTAATAGCCATTTCATGATCAAAAATACCTGCCACAACCATCACATCTCGCAGATTTAATTTTCCCCGAATCTGGCTTGAAAGTTGAGGATTCTTCCGAACTGGGCTGTGAACCACGATCTCAACTACCCCATTCGCCTTCCCTTCTTCAAGAAGCCTAGAAACTGTTGGTCTTGAAATATCCATAATCTTAGCAATTTGATTTTGATTGAGTGCCTCTTCATAATATAATTCTGCCGCTCTAACCACCATTTGTCTTCGAATATCCATTTTATCAGCGCCTCTCTATGATGTTTGTATCTCCGCCATTATTATACCATATGGTTTCGTCCTCTCTTGAAGTGAAATCTGCTACTCACCTTCCGGATTTTCACACTTCAACAAAACCTTGATCGCCGAACCATCCATCATTATTTCAAAACCCGTCCGCCACTCTTCAAGAGGCAAAACAAAACTAGAAAGCTCGTCTAATCCATTGAGACATTCTTCCCGCAACAATTGAATCGCTTTTTCCCATGAACTGGGCTTTTGACTTCTCGAACCCAAATATTCAATCTCCTTTTGTAGAATTAATTCTGTCGCAATAGATTCATGGCGGTGAGGGAATACACCCATCTGAATCACCTTGCCCTTCTTTCTAACAATTTTGAGCCCCACATTCAATGCTTGAACAGCACCCGAACACTCAAACACTTTGTCAGCCCCAAGACCTTTCGTTAATTCCGCAATCACCTCTTCAATACTCTCAACAGATTGATCAACTGTTCGATCTACTCCCATTCGTCTTGCCAAAGCAAGACGCTCTGAATCGGAAGCAATTCCTGCAGAAATAACATAAGCGCCACACGCTTTAGCCACTGAAGAAAGTAATAAACCAATCGCCCCAGCACCAAAAACGCACACCACTTCACCTTTCGCAATCTTTCCCTTTTCAATTCCCGCATGAATTCCGCAAGCCAAGGGTTCCATCAAAGCAGCAGTTCGAAGCTTCACGTTATCAGGCAATACATGCACGCTACTTTGAGGCGCCAAAACATACTCAGCCATCCCACCATCTTTCTGGGTGCCAATTCCAATACGATTTGAACATAAATTGTACTCCGCTTCCCGACAGTGTATACATACTCCGCATGTTTCAAAGGTCGTTTCACTCACAACACGCATTCCCTTTTTCAACCACTTCACTTCTGGCCCCATTTCGACAATCACGCCAGAAAATTCATGTCCCAATATCAAAGGACTGAGCGAACTCGGGTACTGTCCTTTAAATGCGAGTAAATCTGTACCACATATGCCACAATAAGCAACTTGGATTTTCACCCAATCTTTTCTCACCTTGGGTTCCAGCACTTCCACCAAATCCATCTTGTCATAGCCCTCTTCCTGCTTCATTACCGCTTTCATCCTTCAACCACTCCTCGTTCAAATTCCAATTGTTCAAACGATAGTTGAATTTTTTCTGTGCTATCAAGCGTTTTCGGTCAAAAGTTATATGTAATATTATACGTCATTCTTGAACATATGTAAAAGGTATATTTACTTTTGTTCTTTCTATCGAATTTCAAAATCGGCTATACTCGGAAGCAATCGGCGTATAGAAACATCATTTTAGACGATTCTTCACAATCATTCCAATTCTCTCTTTATAGGCTTTACACTCTAGCTTAAGCCTCCTTTGAGTTCGAACGCCACGCAGTTTGAACTTTACGAGAAGAACACCCCATTGTAACTAAACAGTTACTTGGCGCTACTCTGATTTTGCAGGCATTATTTACAATCAAAAAGCACAAGGAAAAAAGGAGAGAACGGAGTAATTTTTACGCCGTCTCTCCTTTTCTGATCGTTTAGATTCCGCTCTATCATTCTTTTCTTATTATTCAAATCATTGGCAAAATAGATTTCTGTTTGATTTTCCATTTTATGGTAAACTGTAAGAAAAGACAAAAAGGAGTTTCTGTGAAAAAAATTATTGGCTTTTTATTGTTATGTCTATTCGTAAGTTGTAATTCACCTGTCTTTGGAGATACCGCTTCCTTTTCCCCAACACAAAGTATTGCAAATCATGTCCGCTTGCAAGAGATCCTACACGTTAATGGAACTCAGCTTAATGAAAATCAAGCTGGC
This genomic window contains:
- a CDS encoding sugar-binding transcriptional regulator, with product MDIRRQMVVRAAELYYEEALNQNQIAKIMDISRPTVSRLLEEGKANGVVEIVVHSPVRKNPQLSSQIRGKLNLRDVMVVAGIFDHEMAIKKCSFVASQFLLSIMESHYTLGISWGPQLAYLTDILEEQELNNINVVQMVGCMGTGNSIYNGLELAMKISKKLHGTSSNIYAPVYVKKKEVHQYLLQESQIANTLKEASEVDVAIMGIGSLMNEKSTLSVTGYLTEEERQELLSLGAVGHLLARFFDRDGVEVQLANKYVVSAPLDSLKHPKWSIGIAASAYKAESVLAAIRAGYINTLIIDEALAEKLMVLI
- a CDS encoding zinc-binding dehydrogenase, whose product is MKAVMKQEEGYDKMDLVEVLEPKVRKDWVKIQVAYCGICGTDLLAFKGQYPSSLSPLILGHEFSGVIVEMGPEVKWLKKGMRVVSETTFETCGVCIHCREAEYNLCSNRIGIGTQKDGGMAEYVLAPQSSVHVLPDNVKLRTAALMEPLACGIHAGIEKGKIAKGEVVCVFGAGAIGLLLSSVAKACGAYVISAGIASDSERLALARRMGVDRTVDQSVESIEEVIAELTKGLGADKVFECSGAVQALNVGLKIVRKKGKVIQMGVFPHRHESIATELILQKEIEYLGSRSQKPSSWEKAIQLLREECLNGLDELSSFVLPLEEWRTGFEIMMDGSAIKVLLKCENPEGE